The following proteins come from a genomic window of Musa acuminata AAA Group cultivar baxijiao chromosome BXJ1-7, Cavendish_Baxijiao_AAA, whole genome shotgun sequence:
- the LOC103990597 gene encoding uncharacterized membrane protein At1g16860, with translation MGSRFPSHQLSNGLYVSGRPEQPKEKPPVICSTAMPYTGGDIKKSGELGKMFDLHVEKSRKSGPLSNNPSRNRSFGGAASHSGPIMPNGPGQSSYVAPSSGSSFVTGGSGRQKSNSGPLRHGDSVKKSSGPQSGGVTPMARQNSGPLPPVLPTTGLITSGPISSGPLNSSGAPRKVSGSLDSTKSMKPHSTSIVHNQAVTNLTQENDYLFKGSLPKPILWSVILLFVMGFIAGGFILGAVQNAILLIVVVTIFGVVIVLSFWNTCFGRRAILGFVAQYPDADLRNAKDGQYVKVSGVVTCGNFPLESSYHKVPRCVYTSTGLYEYRGWDSRTANSQRRCFTWGLRSMERHVVDFYISDFQSGLRALVKAGYGSKVTPYVDESIVIDVNPNNMDLSPEFLRWLQERNLSSDDRVVMRLKEGYVKEGSTVSVMGIVQKNENVLMIVPPSEPFSTGCQWAKCIVPSSLDGIILRCEDTSNVDVIPV, from the exons ATGGGTTCCAGATTCCCATCGCACCAGCTCAGCAATGGCCTCTATGTTTCAGGCCGACCTGAGCAACCCAAGGAGAAGCCTCCAGTGATTTGCTCCACAGCCATGCCATATACAGGTGGAGATATTAAAAAATCTGGGGAACTAGGGAAGATGTTTGATCTTCATGTGGAAAAATCCAGAAAATCTGGGCCTCTTAGTAATAACCCTTCAAGAAATCGATCATTTGGAGGTGCTGCTTCCCACTCAGGGCCTATCATGCCTAATGGCCCTGGGCAGTCTTCTTATGTAGCCCCAAGTTCTGGTTCTTCATTTGTCACTGGTGGTTCTGGTAGGCAGAAATCGAACTCTGGCCCGCTTAGACATGGGGATTCAGTTAAAAAGTCATCTGGGCCTCAATCTGGAGGTGTCACCCCAATGGCTCGCCAAAACTCTGGCCCTCTTCCACCGGTACTGCCAACTACAGGTCTCATCACTTCGGGGCCAATATCTTCTGGGCCACTTAATTCATCTGGAGCCCCTCGGAAAGTATCAGGTTCTCTGGATTCTACTAAGTCAATGAAGCCACATAGCACCTCCATTGTTCATAACCAAGCCGTCACTAATCTCACTCAGGAGAATGATTATTTGTTCAAGGGGAGCTTGCCTAAGCCTATCCTTTGGTCTGTCATTTTGTTGTTTGTGATGGGGTTTATTGCAGGTGGCTTCATTCTTGGTGCTGTTCAAAATGCCATTCTTCTTATTGTTGTCGTAACCATATTTGGAGTTGTCATTGTGCTTTCCTTTTGGAATACTTGTTTTGGACGAAGAGCAATTTTAGGATTCGTTGCCCAGTATCCTGATGCTGATCTGCGAAATGCCAAGGACGGGCAGTATGTCAAGGTCTCTGGG GTTGTTACGTGTGGAAACTTTCCACTCGAGTCATCATATCATAAGGTCCCCAGATGTGTGTACACATCCACTGGTCTATATGAATACAGGGGCTGGGACTCAAGGACTGCCAATTCCCAGCGTCGATGTTTTACCTGGGGATTAAGATCAATGGAG AGGCATGTGGTAGACTTTTACATATCTGATTTTCAATCGGGATTGAGAGCTCTGGTCAAAGCCGGTTATGGTTCTAAGGTGACCCCATATGTCGATGAGTCTATTGTTATCGACGTCAACCCAAACAACATGGACTTGTCTCCTGAATTTCTCAGGTGGTTGCAAGAGAGGAACCTTTCCAGTGATGACCGCGTGGTGATGCGCCTGAAAGAAGG TTATGTCAAAGAGGGCAGCACTGTGAGTGTAATGGGGATCGTCCAAAAGAATGAGAATGTTCTAATGATAGTTCCTCCTTCTGAGCCCTTCTCCACAGGATGCCAGTGGGCGAAGTGCATAGTTCCATCAAGCCTCGACGGAATAATATTGAGATGTGAAGACACTTCAAATGTTGATGTCATACCGGTATAA